CAGGCTGCGCGCGCTTTTCACCGCCTCGGGGTCGAGCCACGACAAGAGCTTATCGGCCACCGCCCAAGCCTCGGCCTCGGTATCGCGCGAGATGACATGCAGGCGGATGCCGAAATTCAGCTTGCGGCCTTTCGCGCTTGCTGCGGCGCGCAGACGGGCGATGCGCGCGGCCTCGATTTCGGGCGGCTGACCCCAGCTGAGCGCGACATCGGCCTGAGCCGCCGCGACCGCCTCGGCGGCAGGGCTCGCGCCGCCGAAGAAGATCTCGGGCAGGGCGTAGGGCGCGGGGTCGATGCGGGCCTCGCGAATGTCGAAATGCGCGCCCTGATAGGAAAAGGGCTGATCGGCAGGCGCCGCGCTGACGCCCCGGACCACGGCGAGAAACTCCTCGGTCCGCGCATAGCGCGCGTCATGGTCGAGGTGATCGCCAAAGCGCGCCTGCTCATAGCGGTCGCCGCCGGTCACCACATTGAGCAAAAGCCGCCCGCCGGTCATGCGCTGAAAGCTCGCCGCCTGATGGGCGACCAGCGTCGGCGAGATCAGGCCCGGGCGAAAGGCCACCAGAAACTTGAGGCGTTCGGTGTCAGCCGACAGCGCCGCCGTCGCGATCCAGGCATCCTCGCACCAGGTCCCGGTCGGGGTCAGCACGGCGTGAAAGCCCTGCGCCTCGGCGGCGCGGGCGACCTCTGCCAGATAGGCGCGGGTGGGCGCGCGAAACCCGCCCGAGGCCCCGACCAGATGGCTGTCATTGCCCGAGCCGGTCAGCCCCCGGCTGTCGCCATTGGTCGGCAGATACCAGTGCAGATGGATGCGGCCCGTCGAGGTTTTGTTCGTATTGCCCTGATTGCTCATGCTTTCAGCCTTTCCGGTGCCGAGGCCGCTCGGTAATCCTGATCGAGCACGGAGGGCCCATCCCAAAGCGCGCGGAACCCCGCACCGGGATGATCGGGGCCGAGCCGGTCATGGCCCAGAAGCCGCCCGCGCAGCGTCTGGCCCGCACCTTCGGGCGTCAGACGGCCGCGCGCGCGCAGTTCCGGCACGACATAAGTGATGAAATCCTCAAACGAGCCCGGGCTGACCGCATAGGCGATGTTGAAGCCATCAACCCCGGCCTCCTCGGCCAGAGCCTCCATCTGGTCAGCGATCTGCGCGCCAGTGCCGACGAACTTCGGATGGATGCCGCCAAGGCCGATATATTCGGCGATGTCGCGCACCGTCCAGCGCCGCCCGGCATCCTTGGCCGTCAGCCCGCGCAAAGCCGAGCGGCCCGCATTGGTTTCAATATATTCGAGCGGCTGGTCGAGGTCATATTGCGCCCAATCGACCCCGGTCCAGGCCGAGAAAAGCGCCAGCGCCGCCTCGATGCTGGTATGGGCGAGATAATCGGCCTCTTTGGCGCGGGCCTCGGCCTCGGTCGCGGCGGGGATGGCAAGGATCGCGGTGATGAATTTCAGACTTTGCGGATCGCGGCCAAGCTCGACCGCACGCGCCCGGATCGCCTCGACCGAGGCGCGCATCTGCGCGGGATTGGTGCCGCCCAGAAAGACCACCTCGGCATTTTGCGCGGCGAATTCGCGCCCGCGCGGCGAGGTGCCCGCCTGAAAGATCAGCGGCGTGCGCTGGGGCGAGGGCGCGCTCAGATGGGCGTCGGGAACCGAGAAATAGCTCCCGTGATGGTGGATCGGATGGACCTTTTCGGGGCGCGAATAAAGCCCCGAGGCGCGGTCGCGCACCAGCGCATCCTCCTCCCACGAGCCCTCCCAAAGCTTGAAGCAGACATCGACGAATTCCTGCGCGCGCTCGTAGCGCTCATCATGCTCCATCTGCGCGTCATGGCCGAGATTGCGCGCCGCCGATTCAAGAATCGAGGTCACGACATTCCACGCGACCCGGCCCTTGGTCAGGTGATCGAGCGTCGAGAATTTTCTAGCTAAAAGATAGGGTTGCTCGTAACTTGTCGAAACCGTCACGCCAAATCCCAGCCGTTTCGTGACCCCCGCCATTGCCGCGACCAGCACAAGCGGGTCATTCAGCGGCTGCTGCGCGGCGCTGCGCAAAGCCGCGTCGGGCGAGCCGCCATAGACATCGAGCGGGCCCAGAGCATCGGCGATGAATAGGTTGTCAAAGCCGCCCTTGTCGAGCAGCTCGGCCAGCCCGGTCCAATAGGAGAGCTTGGTGTAATTTTGCGACTGATCGCTCGGATGACGCCAGACCCCGGCCGAGACATGGCCGGGCACTGTCATGGCAAATCCGTTCAGGATCAGTGGTTTCTTGGCAGAAGTTGTGGTGATGTGATCGCTCATCTTGGCGCCTCAGCGGTAATAATCGGGCGCGGGGAAGCGGCCATTCAGGGCCCAATCGCCGACCTCGTGGGTCTTGTAATGGATCGGGTCATGCAGCGTATGGGTGCGGATATTGCGCCAGAAGCGGTCGAAGCCATAGCTGCGGGCGGCGGCGCGCGCGCCCATCAGCTCAAAGATCCGCGAGGTGACTTCGAGGCCTGCCTCATGGGCGGCAATCTTCGCCTGATAGGCGATGACGGCAAGCGCGCCGCGTCCGCCCTCGGTCAGCGCCGGACCCTGGGCCAAGGCCGCATCGGCGCGCTGGCCTGCGGCATCGGCCAAGGCTTCGGCGGCGGCAAGCTGGGCCGAAAGGCGGCCAAAACGCTCGACGATCAGCGGGTCATCCCCGGCTTTCGCATAGCCCGAGGAGACCCAAGCGCGGCCCTGCGTCGCGATATAATCGCGCGCGGCGCGCAGGGCGCCCTTGGCGGTGCCGATGTAAAGCTCGGCAAAGGACAGCTGGATCACCGGGACATGGACGGTGACATGGGGCGGATGGGCGGTGCCCTCGGGCGCGGCATTGACCAGATCGGCGCGGGAGACGCGGACATTTTCAAGCGTCGCGCCGCCGCTCACCGTCTGGCGCTGACCGATCGCGTCCCAATCGCCGCCAAAGCGAAGGCCCTCGGTCGGATTGGCGACGATGAACTGGCCGATCTGGCACGAGACATCCGCGCCGTCCACCGTCGCGCCTTCGGCAAAGCGCACCCAGACTTGCAGGGTATCGGCCACCGCCGCGCCCGAGGTAAAGGGCTTCGCGCCATTGATGACATAGCCCGCGCCGTCGTTTTTCGCCTCGAGAAGCGGCGGATAGGCGGCCTGCGCAATGCCCGCATGGAACCAGCCCTGCTTCAGAAATCCCTCGAGCCGGCGAGCGCGCAGATCCTCATTCGTGCCGCCGAGGCCAATGCGCGTGCCGAAGAGGTGATAGGACATGAGCTGCGCCAGCGAGGTATCGGCCTCGGCCAGTTTGCGGATGACGCGCAGGATTTCCGACGCGGTCGCGCCACCGCCGCCCTGCGCCGAGGGGATCGCGATGGTCAGCAGGCCCGAGGCGCGCAAAAGCGCGATTTCCTCGACCGGATCGCGGCCCTCACGGTCGCGCGCCACCGCCGTCTTGACCAAGGCCGCGCCGACGCGGGTCGCGGCCTCGAGCCAATCCTCGATCCCGCCTTGGCTGGGGTTCAGGTCTTTCATTGCGCATCGTCCTTCTGGAATTCTTTCGCGGGTTTCGCCTGCGCCGGGATCGCGGCCAGCCGATGGGCGGGGTGATCGGCGCGGGGCCGGGCGCTCTCTTGCCCGAAAAGCCGCGCGCGCAGGCTGGTGCCGGGGTCGCGGGGCGCGCGGATGCGGCCCAGTTTGCGCAATTCCGGCACGACATGGGTGATGACATCGGCATAAGAGCCGGGGCTGACGACATGGAGGATGTTGAACCCGTCAAGCCCGGTCTCATTGGCCCAACGGTCAAGCTCCGCCGCGACTTTCGCGCCCGAGCCGACGAAAAGCCGCGAGCGCCCCAGCCCGCCCGCAGGCGCCAAAGCGTCGCGCAAGGTCCAGTCGCGCCCGGTTTCCTCCTTGGCGAACATCCCCAGAAGCCCGCGCCCCGAAGCGGTGTCGAGATAGCGGATCGGGGTTTCGGGGCCGTAATCGGAGAAGTCGATATTGGTCGAGGCAGCGTAATGGACGACCGCGCCGTCGAAGTCGAAATGGCGCTGATACTCGGCAAGCTTGGCCTCGGCCTCGGCGTCGGTTTCCCCGGTCACGATCGCGACCGAGGTGATGAAGCTGATCGCATCGGGGCCGCGCCCCTCGGCCTCGGCCAAGGCCTTGACCTTGGCGATATTGCGCCGGATCGCGGCATCATCGGCGCCGACGACAAAGATCACCTCGGCATGGCGGGCGGCGAATTCCACGCCGCGCGCCGAGCCTCCGGCCTGCATCAGAACCGGCACGCGCTGG
This genomic stretch from Paracoccus aminophilus JCM 7686 harbors:
- a CDS encoding LLM class flavin-dependent oxidoreductase, whose amino-acid sequence is MSNQGNTNKTSTGRIHLHWYLPTNGDSRGLTGSGNDSHLVGASGGFRAPTRAYLAEVARAAEAQGFHAVLTPTGTWCEDAWIATAALSADTERLKFLVAFRPGLISPTLVAHQAASFQRMTGGRLLLNVVTGGDRYEQARFGDHLDHDARYARTEEFLAVVRGVSAAPADQPFSYQGAHFDIREARIDPAPYALPEIFFGGASPAAEAVAAAQADVALSWGQPPEIEAARIARLRAAASAKGRKLNFGIRLHVISRDTEAEAWAVADKLLSWLDPEAVKSARSLLAKSESVAQAQMSALHQSHEGVPRSARELEIYPGLWSGFGLVRGGAGTAIVGSHAQVADLIETYHRTGFDHFILSGQPHLEEAWHFGEGAAAVLRARGLLAPVTL
- a CDS encoding LLM class flavin-dependent oxidoreductase, whose protein sequence is MSDHITTTSAKKPLILNGFAMTVPGHVSAGVWRHPSDQSQNYTKLSYWTGLAELLDKGGFDNLFIADALGPLDVYGGSPDAALRSAAQQPLNDPLVLVAAMAGVTKRLGFGVTVSTSYEQPYLLARKFSTLDHLTKGRVAWNVVTSILESAARNLGHDAQMEHDERYERAQEFVDVCFKLWEGSWEEDALVRDRASGLYSRPEKVHPIHHHGSYFSVPDAHLSAPSPQRTPLIFQAGTSPRGREFAAQNAEVVFLGGTNPAQMRASVEAIRARAVELGRDPQSLKFITAILAIPAATEAEARAKEADYLAHTSIEAALALFSAWTGVDWAQYDLDQPLEYIETNAGRSALRGLTAKDAGRRWTVRDIAEYIGLGGIHPKFVGTGAQIADQMEALAEEAGVDGFNIAYAVSPGSFEDFITYVVPELRARGRLTPEGAGQTLRGRLLGHDRLGPDHPGAGFRALWDGPSVLDQDYRAASAPERLKA
- a CDS encoding acyl-CoA dehydrogenase family protein, translated to MKDLNPSQGGIEDWLEAATRVGAALVKTAVARDREGRDPVEEIALLRASGLLTIAIPSAQGGGGATASEILRVIRKLAEADTSLAQLMSYHLFGTRIGLGGTNEDLRARRLEGFLKQGWFHAGIAQAAYPPLLEAKNDGAGYVINGAKPFTSGAAVADTLQVWVRFAEGATVDGADVSCQIGQFIVANPTEGLRFGGDWDAIGQRQTVSGGATLENVRVSRADLVNAAPEGTAHPPHVTVHVPVIQLSFAELYIGTAKGALRAARDYIATQGRAWVSSGYAKAGDDPLIVERFGRLSAQLAAAEALADAAGQRADAALAQGPALTEGGRGALAVIAYQAKIAAHEAGLEVTSRIFELMGARAAARSYGFDRFWRNIRTHTLHDPIHYKTHEVGDWALNGRFPAPDYYR
- a CDS encoding NtaA/DmoA family FMN-dependent monooxygenase (This protein belongs to a clade of FMN-dependent monooxygenases, within a broader family of flavin-dependent oxidoreductases, the luciferase-like monooxygenase (LMM) family, some of whose members use coenzyme F420 rather than FMN.), translated to MTTPNGAKKPFVLNAFTMNAVSHVAYGLWRHPEDQHYRHTDLDYWQELGRLLDGSGFDNLFIADALGLLDTYGGNAGASLAAGVQSPLTDPLLIASGIAAVTESLGITITVSTTYEHPWLLSRKFTTLDHATEGRIGWNLVTSQLESAARNLGYDTQVDHDLRYDRADEFLEVAYKLWLSSWEDGAVLRDKGSAAHPEGMFTDPAKVHPIDHEGRFFTVPGPYIAEPSPQRVPVLMQAGGSARGVEFAARHAEVIFVVGADDAAIRRNIAKVKALAEAEGRGPDAISFITSVAIVTGETDAEAEAKLAEYQRHFDFDGAVVHYAASTNIDFSDYGPETPIRYLDTASGRGLLGMFAKEETGRDWTLRDALAPAGGLGRSRLFVGSGAKVAAELDRWANETGLDGFNILHVVSPGSYADVITHVVPELRKLGRIRAPRDPGTSLRARLFGQESARPRADHPAHRLAAIPAQAKPAKEFQKDDAQ